The following are encoded together in the Oncorhynchus masou masou isolate Uvic2021 chromosome 5, UVic_Omas_1.1, whole genome shotgun sequence genome:
- the LOC135540324 gene encoding LOW QUALITY PROTEIN: potassium voltage-gated channel subfamily A member 3-like (The sequence of the model RefSeq protein was modified relative to this genomic sequence to represent the inferred CDS: inserted 1 base in 1 codon) encodes MDDHFKLIDSPRSVRHRGNNVENHCYFEAEKGVMTVENMLEESAALSSHLSVDRYERERGRDCCERVVLNISGLRFETQLKTFNQFPKTLLGDPRKRMRYFDPLRNEYFFDRNRPSFDAILYYYQSGGRIRRPVNVPIDIFSEEINFYQLGEEAMEKFREDEGFIKEEERILPNNEFQKQVWLLFEYPESSGPARGIAIISVLVILISIVIFCLETLPEFRDDREPIPLALTVNGTASYHANPFTDPFFVIETLCIIWFXFELLVRFFACPSKSTFSKNIMNIIDIVAIFPYFITLGTELAEKQGNGQQAMSLAILRVIRLVRVFRIFKLSRHSKGLQILGQTLKASMRELGLLIFFLFIGVILFSSAVYFAEADDPSSSFTSIPDAFWWAVVTMTTVGYGDMHPVTIGGKIVGSLCAIAGVLTIALPVPVIVSNFNYFYHRETDGEEHAQYLHVSSCEHLPSATEELKRTRSTSSLSKSEYMVIEEGINSGYKQPNFTNENNQNCVNIKKIFTDV; translated from the exons GAGAACCACTGTTACTTCGAGGCGGAGAAGGGCGTCATGACAGTCGAGAACATGTTGGAGGAGTCAGCGGCGCTTTCGAGCCACCTGTCCGTGGATCGATATGAGCGAGAGCGTGGACGCGATTGCTGCGAGAGGGTGGTTCTCAACATTTCAGGGTTACGCTTCGAAACTCAACTCAAAACTTTCAACCAGTTTCCGAAAACGTTGCTCGGGGACCCCAGAAAGAGAATGCGTTACTTTGACCCACTGAGGAACGAGTACTTCTTCGACAGAAACCGACCCAGCTTTGATGCCATTCTCTATTATTACCAGTCAGGAGGGCGCATACGGAGACCTGTTAACGTGCCTATTGACATCTTCTCTGAGGAGATCAATTTCTATCAACTCGGGGAAGAGGCTATGGAAAAATTCCGAGAGGACGAAGGATTCATAAAAGAAGAGGAACGTATTTTACCCAATAATGAATTCCAAAAGCAGGTTTGGCTTTTGTTTGAATACCCTGAAAGCTCTGGCCCAGCTAGGGGAATAGCTATCATCTCAGTGCTTGTCATTTTAATATCAATTGTTATATTCTGTTTAGAGACCTTGCCTGAGTTTCGGGATGACCGGGAACCTATCCCGTTAGCACTTACAGTCAATGGGACGGCCTCCTATCACGCAAATCCATTCACCGACCCTTTCTTTGTGATAGAAACACTTTGCATAATCTGGT TCTTTGAGTTGCTGGTCAGGTTCTTCGCGTGCCCCAGCAAATCCACGTTCTCAAAAAATATCATGAACATAATCGACATTGTCGCCATATTTCCCTACTTCATCACTTTGGGGACAGAACTGGCTGAGAAGCAGGGGAACGGTCAGCAAGCCATGTCCCTAGCCATTCTCAGAGTGATAAGGCTCGTGAGAGTCTTTCGCATCTTCAAGCTCTCCAGGCATTCTAAGGGCCTACAGATCTTAGGGCAGACGCTAAAGGCCAGCATGAGGGAGCTTGGACTGCTGATATTTTTTCTTTTCATTGGAGTTATCCTTTTCTCCAGTGCTGTTTATTTTGCCGAAGCCGATGACCCATCCTCCAGTTTCACAAGCATCCCAGATGCGTTCTGGTGGGCTGTGGTCACCATGACTACTGTCGGATACGGAGACATGCACCCTGTGACAATTGGGGGCAAAATTGTTGGGTCATTGTGTGCTATTGCCGGAGTGTTGACTATTGCTCTCCCTGTGCCAGTTATTGTCTCCAACTTCAATTATTTTTACCATAGGGAAACCGATGGAGAAGAGCACGCACAGTACTTGCACGTCAGCAGCTGCGAGCACCTACCCTCAGCCACAGAGGAGCTGAAAAGGACTCGTAGCACGTCATCTCTGAGCAAGTCAGAATATATGGTTATAGAGGAGGGCATCAACAGTGGGTATAAACAGCCCAACTTCACCAATGAGAATAACCAAAACTGCGTGAACATCAAAAAGATATTCACGGACGTGTAA